From one Conexivisphaerales archaeon genomic stretch:
- a CDS encoding NAD(+)/NADH kinase, giving the protein MISWLKKKLIKRVAVYVKEGLERNPLVKQIVEEFVSEFDVTVVEPANFMGIETITSLSDISYSNCDLVVSLGGDGTLLRVARDLADQIPILGINMGGRGILNELELTDVPLSIRKLLEGKYYVEARIRLGAKVGNRRLPYALNEIYLERSEDLETPTFFVKYLGQSLGSRMDGIMISTPTGSTGYSYSAGGPVIAESIEAYIITPVLPIYRIPALVVPVAEIRASCNRPFDVLVDGRRELIKQQKELVIERAPPVFFVRFTPQPFKQLRKLLGKDAIK; this is encoded by the coding sequence GTGATATCTTGGTTGAAGAAAAAGCTGATCAAGAGAGTAGCAGTGTATGTTAAGGAGGGTCTTGAAAGAAACCCGTTAGTAAAACAAATAGTTGAAGAATTTGTGAGCGAATTCGATGTCACAGTTGTAGAGCCAGCTAATTTTATGGGCATTGAAACAATAACATCGTTGTCTGACATATCATATTCAAATTGTGATTTGGTAGTGAGTCTTGGAGGAGACGGAACCCTCCTTAGAGTAGCAAGAGATTTAGCAGATCAGATTCCCATACTAGGAATAAACATGGGTGGAAGAGGAATACTTAATGAACTAGAGTTAACGGACGTTCCTCTATCTATTAGGAAATTACTCGAAGGCAAATACTATGTCGAAGCTAGAATAAGATTAGGTGCCAAAGTCGGCAATAGAAGGTTGCCTTATGCTCTTAACGAAATATACCTTGAAAGGTCAGAAGACTTGGAGACACCGACGTTCTTTGTGAAGTATTTAGGTCAATCTTTGGGTTCAAGGATGGATGGAATTATGATATCTACTCCAACAGGTTCAACTGGTTATTCATACTCAGCTGGTGGCCCTGTTATAGCAGAGTCTATTGAAGCGTATATAATAACCCCAGTCCTTCCAATTTATCGCATACCAGCCCTAGTTGTTCCAGTAGCTGAAATAAGAGCCTCTTGTAATAGACCTTTCGATGTACTCGTTGATGGCAGGCGAGAATTGATCAAACAACAAAAAGAACTTGTGATCGAAAGAGCACCTCCAGTTTTTTTCGTAAGATTTACACCACAACCATTTAAGCAACTTCGTAAGCTGTTAGGTAAAGATGCTATCAAGTAG
- a CDS encoding diphthine--ammonia ligase, protein MVYTRVGVMYSGGKDSTFSLYKAYEEHSIECLITVEPRYNDSMLFHYPNVWVTKHQARVLGLPQVYEIQKDDETETLALALQKALQEYNIEGVVTGGIKSNYQKEKFQKVFNSLGLVAISPLWQIDEVKYLWSLLHSGFKVMLTKVSALGLNRDLLGKIIDENTLAYLIKASQRYKFNPSLEGGEGETLVLDMPLFKKELVIDDSSIFWFGDWGYLKVNSVSEKEKQRHV, encoded by the coding sequence GTGGTTTATACGAGAGTTGGTGTTATGTATTCGGGTGGTAAGGACAGTACCTTTTCTCTATACAAGGCATATGAAGAACATAGTATAGAATGTCTAATTACCGTCGAACCCAGATACAACGACAGTATGTTGTTCCATTATCCAAATGTTTGGGTAACGAAACATCAGGCTAGGGTTCTTGGTTTACCTCAAGTCTATGAAATTCAGAAAGATGATGAAACCGAAACACTTGCACTGGCTCTACAGAAGGCCTTACAGGAATATAACATTGAAGGAGTGGTAACCGGCGGTATTAAGAGCAACTATCAGAAAGAGAAATTTCAGAAAGTTTTCAATTCTCTTGGCCTAGTTGCAATATCACCGCTGTGGCAAATAGATGAAGTGAAATATCTTTGGTCGTTGTTACATTCCGGATTTAAGGTAATGCTGACCAAAGTATCTGCTTTGGGACTAAATAGGGATTTGCTGGGTAAGATAATTGATGAGAATACGCTTGCATATTTAATTAAAGCATCCCAAAGATACAAGTTCAATCCTTCATTAGAGGGTGGTGAGGGTGAGACTTTAGTTCTCGACATGCCACTATTTAAGAAGGAGCTAGTTATAGATGATTCATCTATCTTTTGGTTTGGAGACTGGGGCTACCTAAAGGTTAATAGTGTATCAGAAAAGGAGAAGCAACGACATGTTTGA